One segment of Rhizobium sp. NXC14 DNA contains the following:
- a CDS encoding cbb3-type cytochrome c oxidase subunit 3 encodes METYTAMRHFADSWGLVAMAAFFVGVVVFTLRPGSKQTAKEAADIPLKDD; translated from the coding sequence ATGGAAACCTACACCGCAATGAGACACTTCGCCGATAGCTGGGGCTTGGTGGCAATGGCGGCATTCTTCGTCGGGGTGGTCGTGTTCACCCTTCGCCCAGGCAGCAAGCAGACGGCGAAAGAGGCCGCCGATATTCCCTTGAAGGACGATTGA
- the ccoO gene encoding cytochrome-c oxidase, cbb3-type subunit II — protein sequence MASILDKHKILEKNATLLLVGSLLVVSIGGIVEIAPLFYLQNTIEKVEGMRPYTPLELAGRNVYIREGCYLCHSQMIRPFRDEVERYGHYSLAAESMYDHPFQWGSKRTGPDLARVGGRYSNEWHVQHLADPRAVVPESIMPSYAFLKEQEVTVKDVVMDLKANEDVGVPYSDDMLANAEADMRAQADPNADTTALLERYPKAKVGDFDGDPAKLTEMDALVSYLQMLGTLVDFSTYDDATGYR from the coding sequence ATGGCATCGATATTGGATAAACATAAGATCCTCGAGAAAAACGCGACGCTTCTTCTGGTCGGCTCGCTGCTCGTCGTCAGCATCGGCGGCATCGTTGAAATCGCACCGCTGTTCTACCTGCAGAACACGATCGAAAAAGTGGAAGGAATGCGTCCTTACACGCCGCTGGAGCTCGCAGGACGCAACGTCTACATCCGTGAAGGCTGCTATCTCTGCCATAGCCAGATGATCAGGCCTTTCCGTGATGAAGTCGAACGCTACGGCCATTATTCACTGGCCGCAGAATCCATGTACGACCATCCGTTCCAGTGGGGATCAAAACGTACGGGGCCGGATTTGGCCCGTGTCGGCGGACGTTACTCGAACGAATGGCATGTCCAGCATCTCGCGGACCCCCGGGCAGTCGTGCCGGAATCGATCATGCCAAGCTACGCCTTCCTCAAGGAGCAGGAAGTGACGGTCAAGGATGTCGTAATGGACCTCAAGGCCAACGAGGACGTCGGCGTGCCCTACAGCGACGACATGCTGGCGAATGCGGAAGCCGACATGAGAGCTCAGGCCGATCCGAACGCGGACACGACGGCCCTGCTCGAACGCTATCCGAAGGCGAAGGTCGGCGATTTCGACGGCGACCCGGCCAAGCTGACCGAAATGGACGCGCTCGTCTCCTACCTGCAGATGCTCGGAACGCTGGTCGATTTCTCGACCTATGACGACGCGACCGGCTACCGTTGA